In the candidate division WOR-3 bacterium genome, GGCTCCGGTTTCGTGATACGCCGCGCAATCAGCCGCGAACACATGACCAGCACCGCGGAAAGCCCAAGAAAGATGCCAAACTGGGCCCACTGATTGCGGATGAATATGGCGAGGATGCCAGTGACGACGCCAGCAACACCAAACCAGATGATGAAAAACCCGGGTACAACCATCTCCAGGGCTGCAATCACCAGCCCGGCCACAATCCAGAACACGGGCGAAGGCTTGAACATGAGAACCTCCGACTGACTATAGGCGAACCTGGCGACAGGTCAAGAGATTGGGGTCTTTTCTCCCAATCCCCAATCAGCGAGCTTCACGTATTCAGCACCAACCGGCCTCAGGATGCTCTGAAACAGCACCAACCGGTCAATCCCAAACCGCTCGCTCTCGAATCGCGTCTCGCACATCTGTCGCACATCTGCCGGAATCTTCAATCTGCCCAAGGTCAGGTGCGGACTAAAAGGCCGTTTTTCCGGCTCGTAGCCGACCTTCGCAAGCTCCCGCACCACCGCGCCATAAAGCTGCTTCAACTGTTCATTCCCCTCCTCTACTCCAGTCCACACGACCCGGGCACGGCCAAGGCTCGGAAATGCCCCCAACCCCTTGAGTTTGCAGACAAATGACGCCTGGTCCGAGCTTACGGCAGCCAGACGTTGCTTTGCAGATTCAATGAAATCAAGAGATACCTCGCCCAGAAACGCCAGCGTCAGATGCATCTGTTC is a window encoding:
- a CDS encoding NfeD family protein; translation: MFKPSPVFWIVAGLVIAALEMVVPGFFIIWFGVAGVVTGILAIFIRNQWAQFGIFLGLSAVLVMCSRLIARRITKPEPEPVGAMRLVGVEGVVVRTIEPGNPGRVKVIGEEWRAEASRAIPAGTRVKVVRVEGTRVMVEEASERSEQ
- the thpR gene encoding RNA 2',3'-cyclic phosphodiesterase, which encodes MRAFVAVEISDRVRDQIRLLLESLKVDPSARVSSVRWVRPEQMHLTLAFLGEVSLDFIESAKQRLAAVSSDQASFVCKLKGLGAFPSLGRARVVWTGVEEGNEQLKQLYGAVVRELAKVGYEPEKRPFSPHLTLGRLKIPADVRQMCETRFESERFGIDRLVLFQSILRPVGAEYVKLADWGLGEKTPIS